In one window of Bizionia sp. M204 DNA:
- a CDS encoding iron-containing alcohol dehydrogenase family protein yields the protein MSYKNYPMVSRVVFGRGSFSQLEDIIAPKRLSVSAPFIFLVDDVFEKKATLSGRIPLAYDDRVIFISAEEEPKTTQVDALVEEIILTCKQRPSGIIGIGGGTVMDMAKAVAIMITNEGESKDYQGWDLVKNPAIYHVGIPTISGTGAEVSRTTILTGPVRKLGINSDYTPFDQVILDPELTKGVPKDQWFYTGMDCYVHCIESLKGTYLNAFSESYGEKALELCIEIFLEDTLDEKEAADKLMMASWHGGMSIAYSQVGVAHAMSYGLGYLLGVKHGVGNCIVFEHLEEYYPEGVAMYKKMRAKHNITIPQGICANLTDEQFNIMIDVALSLEPLWENAIGKNWQKVMTREKLRDLYSKM from the coding sequence ATGAGTTACAAGAATTACCCAATGGTGTCTCGAGTTGTTTTTGGTCGAGGAAGTTTTAGTCAGTTAGAGGATATCATTGCACCCAAGCGATTAAGTGTTTCCGCACCATTTATTTTTTTAGTTGATGATGTTTTTGAGAAAAAAGCAACGCTATCAGGACGTATTCCATTAGCTTATGATGATCGCGTTATTTTTATTTCTGCTGAAGAAGAACCTAAAACCACGCAAGTAGATGCCTTGGTTGAAGAAATTATACTTACCTGTAAACAACGTCCTTCAGGAATTATTGGTATTGGTGGCGGAACCGTTATGGATATGGCTAAAGCTGTTGCGATTATGATTACAAATGAGGGAGAATCCAAAGATTATCAAGGTTGGGATTTGGTTAAAAATCCGGCCATTTACCACGTAGGTATTCCTACTATTTCCGGAACAGGTGCCGAAGTTTCTAGAACAACCATTTTAACAGGACCTGTTAGAAAATTAGGAATCAATAGTGATTATACACCTTTTGATCAAGTTATTCTGGATCCAGAATTAACCAAAGGCGTACCTAAAGACCAATGGTTTTATACAGGAATGGACTGTTATGTACACTGTATAGAATCCCTAAAAGGAACCTATTTAAATGCCTTTAGCGAAAGTTATGGCGAAAAGGCATTAGAGCTTTGTATAGAAATTTTTCTAGAAGATACATTGGACGAAAAAGAGGCTGCTGATAAATTAATGATGGCTTCCTGGCATGGCGGCATGAGTATTGCCTATTCACAAGTTGGTGTGGCCCATGCTATGAGTTATGGTTTAGGTTATTTGCTAGGGGTTAAACACGGTGTTGGAAATTGTATTGTTTTTGAACATTTAGAAGAATACTACCCAGAAGGTGTTGCCATGTATAAAAAAATGCGCGCTAAACACAACATAACCATTCCTCAAGGAATTTGTGCAAATTTAACAGATGAACAGTTTAATATAATGATTGATGTTGCTTTAAGTTTAGAGCCGTTATGGGAAAACGCCATTGGTAAAAACTGGCAAAAAGTAATGACCCGCGAAAAATTAAGAGACCTATATTCTAAAATGTAA
- a CDS encoding HAD family hydrolase, which translates to MEINYNNIHVIGFDADDTLWVNETYFRDAEVAFGKLLSPYETLNKIDQELCKAHIRNLPLYGYGIKGFVLSMVETAIELSNNNVSAKTTQAILDIGKDMLEKPIELLDGVENVLKELSKKYKLILATKGDLLDQERKLEKSGLLDYFHHIEVLSDKKEANYSRLLNHLDITPSQFLMIGNSLRSDILPLVNLKAHAIHVPFHTTWIHEQVTENETNGKAYKTVKSLNELLELLQ; encoded by the coding sequence GTGGAAATAAATTATAATAACATACACGTAATAGGCTTTGATGCGGATGATACGCTTTGGGTTAATGAAACCTATTTTCGGGATGCCGAAGTAGCCTTTGGAAAACTATTATCGCCTTATGAAACCTTAAATAAAATAGACCAAGAACTATGTAAAGCGCATATAAGAAATTTGCCGCTTTATGGGTATGGTATTAAAGGTTTTGTATTGTCCATGGTAGAAACAGCTATTGAATTATCTAACAATAATGTATCGGCTAAAACCACCCAAGCTATTTTGGATATAGGAAAAGATATGCTGGAGAAACCTATTGAATTGTTGGATGGTGTTGAGAATGTATTAAAAGAATTATCAAAAAAATACAAATTAATTCTAGCTACCAAAGGTGATTTATTAGACCAAGAGCGAAAATTAGAAAAATCAGGTTTGCTAGATTATTTTCACCATATTGAAGTATTAAGTGATAAAAAAGAAGCCAATTATTCCAGGCTTTTAAACCATTTGGATATTACACCATCCCAGTTTTTAATGATAGGAAATTCATTAAGGTCGGATATATTGCCCTTGGTAAATTTAAAAGCACATGCTATTCATGTGCCTTTTCATACCACGTGGATTCATGAGCAAGTTACCGAGAATGAAACGAACGGAAAAGCTTATAAAACAGTTAAAAGTTTGAATGAATTACTGGAATTGTTGCAATAG
- a CDS encoding carboxypeptidase-like regulatory domain-containing protein, whose protein sequence is MLSKLKFQTLFTACFLLLTFSNFGQTVTGKILDTKNEPIPFATIQIGEDYGVISNDEGNFNMRVSGFQSTDSVYISCMGYEKLGFQVQEFESKEYVLNDHVNELSEVYVTDRKLEIDSILYYVKTHASKNYRLDQTALKMFGRRTEYVDGKAADFEIEKSSNFKKNQLDAFNKDFDELEQSLLNNESKQYTDMVSTLYIKDSENAKLKVEKAVKLLDETNEQSLEKMTDKGNDIVLKHLDKSKVYTVKSGWFTVSDSVSLDNRSDKVSDSINAVRFVREAAFNMVKEVNPITEEPELDFITDTRKYDYELKGLTFLDTEMVYIIDFKPRRGSANYQGTMYVSNQTFAVLRADYAFYPGRVGEKINLRLILGIKFIENNKAGSVAYKKNSDGYYYPYYIKSESDRYFYINRPIKFIENDNSRNKTAFNFKVEGTFKERTEILMLDVNSVNSAAFEAIQEGKTMDFEKIKKYDASIWQDYNVLEPLQEMKDFKVED, encoded by the coding sequence ATGCTATCTAAACTTAAATTTCAAACACTTTTTACAGCTTGTTTTTTATTACTTACCTTTTCTAATTTTGGTCAAACCGTTACGGGAAAAATTTTGGATACTAAGAATGAGCCTATTCCTTTTGCTACCATTCAAATTGGCGAGGATTATGGTGTAATTTCCAACGACGAAGGCAATTTTAACATGCGCGTATCAGGTTTTCAATCTACCGATTCCGTGTACATTTCTTGTATGGGTTATGAAAAATTAGGCTTTCAAGTTCAAGAGTTCGAATCCAAAGAATATGTTTTAAACGATCATGTAAACGAACTTTCAGAAGTCTATGTTACAGACAGAAAATTAGAAATTGATTCTATTTTATATTATGTGAAAACGCATGCTTCAAAAAATTATAGACTAGACCAAACGGCTTTAAAAATGTTTGGACGACGTACCGAATATGTGGATGGAAAAGCAGCAGATTTTGAAATAGAAAAATCGTCTAATTTCAAAAAAAATCAATTGGACGCTTTTAATAAGGATTTTGATGAGTTAGAGCAATCACTTCTAAATAACGAATCCAAACAATACACAGATATGGTTTCTACGCTATATATAAAAGATTCAGAAAACGCCAAGTTGAAAGTTGAAAAGGCGGTTAAGCTTTTAGATGAAACCAATGAGCAGTCATTAGAAAAAATGACCGATAAAGGCAACGATATTGTATTAAAACATTTGGACAAAAGTAAAGTGTATACCGTAAAATCGGGCTGGTTTACCGTTTCAGATTCCGTGTCGTTGGATAATAGAAGTGATAAAGTATCCGATTCTATAAATGCCGTTCGCTTTGTCCGCGAAGCTGCTTTTAATATGGTAAAAGAAGTAAATCCTATAACCGAAGAGCCCGAATTAGATTTCATTACGGATACCAGAAAATATGATTACGAGTTAAAAGGTTTAACCTTTTTAGATACAGAAATGGTTTATATTATAGATTTTAAACCAAGACGAGGTTCTGCAAACTACCAAGGAACCATGTATGTTTCCAATCAAACCTTTGCCGTATTACGTGCCGATTATGCATTTTATCCTGGACGCGTAGGCGAGAAAATTAATTTGCGTTTAATATTAGGGATTAAATTTATTGAGAATAATAAAGCCGGTTCTGTAGCTTACAAGAAAAATAGCGATGGTTACTATTATCCTTATTATATAAAAAGTGAATCAGATCGGTATTTTTACATCAACAGACCTATCAAGTTTATTGAAAATGACAATAGCCGCAATAAAACAGCCTTTAATTTTAAAGTTGAAGGAACTTTCAAAGAACGTACTGAAATATTAATGCTAGATGTAAATTCGGTAAATTCCGCAGCCTTTGAAGCCATCCAAGAAGGAAAAACCATGGATTTCGAAAAGATTAAGAAATACGATGCATCCATTTGGCAAGATTATAATGTGTTAGAGCCGCTTCAGGAAATGAAGGATTTTAAAGTTGAAGATTAA
- a CDS encoding sugar nucleotide-binding protein, which yields MSAIENKHRILILGASGFIGNALYKELCSYFKTFGTYRTSKREFEKNQHFFQYDVEEDDVFEILEIVKPTIIISALRGDFNAQVIAHAHIAQYLQMHKSKLLFLSSANVFDSYSKYPSYESDKTLSDSVYGHFKIKIENMLLRLPKRQVAIIRLPMVFGNQSPRITEIKEFIKNKEAIEVFPNLIMNIATDVKLTQQIHYIINRNKSGIFHIGSTDLVHHDEYILEIINALGFKNVLLKNVYTTNDDRYLAVLPKYNLLPKHLQFTSKDFISEIEI from the coding sequence ATGTCGGCAATAGAAAACAAACATAGAATACTTATTTTAGGTGCTAGTGGTTTTATAGGAAATGCGCTTTATAAAGAACTCTGCTCCTATTTTAAAACATTTGGTACCTACCGAACCTCCAAACGTGAATTTGAAAAAAATCAACATTTTTTTCAATATGATGTGGAGGAAGATGATGTGTTTGAAATTTTAGAAATTGTTAAACCCACGATTATTATTTCAGCACTTCGTGGCGATTTTAATGCACAAGTTATTGCGCACGCCCATATAGCACAATATTTACAAATGCATAAAAGTAAATTGCTCTTTTTATCATCAGCCAATGTATTTGATTCCTACAGTAAATACCCAAGTTATGAAAGCGATAAAACCTTAAGTGATAGTGTTTATGGGCATTTCAAAATAAAAATTGAAAACATGCTATTGCGCTTGCCAAAGCGTCAAGTTGCCATTATTAGATTACCAATGGTTTTTGGAAATCAGTCGCCTAGAATAACCGAGATAAAGGAGTTCATTAAAAATAAAGAAGCCATAGAAGTCTTTCCCAATCTGATTATGAATATAGCTACAGATGTAAAATTAACACAGCAAATTCATTATATCATTAACCGAAATAAAAGTGGCATTTTTCATATTGGCAGCACGGATTTAGTCCATCATGACGAATATATTCTAGAAATTATTAACGCATTAGGTTTTAAAAATGTGCTTCTAAAAAATGTGTATACTACTAATGACGACCGCTATTTAGCCGTTTTACCAAAGTATAATCTCTTACCAAAACATTTACAGTTTACAAGCAAAGATTTTATATCAGAAATTGAAATTTAG
- the kdsB gene encoding 3-deoxy-manno-octulosonate cytidylyltransferase — MKIISMIPARYKASRFPGKLMQDLAGKTVILRTYEATVNTQLFDDVFVVTDSEIIYNEIVNNGGKAIMSKKEHECGSDRIAEAIEFMDDVDIVVNVQGDEPFTEVASLKKLIAVFNDDPLKEIDLASLMVHIHEWEEITNPNTVKVIVDNNNFALYFSRSPIPFPRGKDVAVKYYKHKGVYAFRRQALLDFYRLPMLPLEASEKIECIRYLEYSKKIKMVETDVQGVEIDTPEDLELANKLWK, encoded by the coding sequence ATGAAAATAATTTCCATGATTCCTGCACGTTACAAAGCTTCCCGATTTCCAGGTAAGCTCATGCAAGATTTAGCAGGCAAAACGGTGATTTTACGAACCTACGAAGCCACCGTTAATACCCAATTATTTGATGACGTTTTTGTGGTTACGGATAGTGAAATTATTTATAATGAAATTGTAAATAATGGCGGAAAAGCTATTATGAGCAAAAAAGAACACGAATGTGGAAGCGACAGAATTGCCGAAGCTATCGAGTTTATGGACGATGTAGATATTGTGGTTAATGTGCAAGGTGATGAGCCTTTTACCGAAGTCGCTTCGCTTAAAAAACTAATTGCTGTCTTTAACGATGATCCACTAAAAGAAATTGATTTAGCATCTTTAATGGTTCATATTCATGAATGGGAGGAGATTACTAACCCCAATACCGTTAAAGTTATTGTTGATAATAATAATTTTGCTTTATACTTTTCTAGAAGCCCCATTCCGTTTCCAAGAGGCAAGGATGTAGCCGTTAAATACTACAAACATAAAGGAGTGTATGCGTTTAGGCGTCAAGCACTTTTAGATTTTTACCGTTTACCCATGTTGCCGTTGGAAGCGTCTGAAAAAATTGAGTGCATCCGATATTTAGAATATAGTAAAAAAATAAAAATGGTAGAAACCGATGTTCAAGGTGTTGAAATTGATACACCTGAAGATTTGGAATTAGCCAACAAGCTGTGGAAATAA
- a CDS encoding 1-acyl-sn-glycerol-3-phosphate acyltransferase: MRRLAKFIYFKIIGWRITGNVTFSQDTVKKAVLIAVPHTSWHDFYIGVLLRQVAHVKSNFIAKKELFIGPIGWYLKAIGGAPIDRGNKQNKVEAIAQLFNERDEFRLALAPEGTRKKVTEWRTGFYYIAKAANVPIIMFTLDFKNKQNKISEPFYPTDDLGADFKFMKAFFEGVEGKVAAYS; encoded by the coding sequence ATGCGCAGGTTAGCTAAATTTATTTATTTTAAAATTATAGGTTGGCGTATTACAGGGAATGTAACGTTCTCTCAAGATACTGTAAAAAAGGCCGTTCTTATTGCTGTGCCACATACCAGTTGGCATGATTTTTATATAGGTGTGTTATTACGGCAAGTGGCTCATGTAAAATCTAATTTCATAGCCAAAAAAGAATTATTTATAGGTCCCATAGGTTGGTATTTAAAAGCCATTGGAGGGGCACCAATAGATCGCGGAAATAAACAAAATAAGGTAGAGGCTATTGCACAATTATTTAATGAACGTGATGAGTTTCGATTAGCGCTAGCTCCCGAGGGCACGCGAAAAAAAGTAACCGAATGGCGAACTGGCTTTTACTACATTGCCAAAGCTGCCAACGTGCCGATAATCATGTTTACATTAGACTTCAAGAACAAGCAAAATAAGATATCCGAGCCTTTTTATCCTACAGACGATTTGGGAGCAGATTTCAAATTTATGAAAGCCTTTTTTGAAGGCGTGGAAGGGAAAGTGGCTGCGTATTCTTAA
- a CDS encoding YebC/PmpR family DNA-binding transcriptional regulator, which produces MGRAFEFRKARKMKRWSAMSKAFTRIGKDIVMAVKEGGPDPDSNSRLRAVIQNAKSVNMPKDNVERAIKKASDKSQGDYKEVIFEGYAPHGIAILVETATDNNTRTVANVRSYFNKCDGSLGTSGSVVFMFDHTCNFRIEAEGLDPEELELEFIDFGAEEVFADDDGILIYAPFENFGAIQAELENRNIEILSSGFERIPQVTKALSAEDAADVEKLLEKLEEDDDVQNVYHTMEESTED; this is translated from the coding sequence ATGGGAAGAGCTTTTGAATTCCGCAAAGCACGAAAAATGAAACGTTGGTCTGCCATGAGTAAAGCGTTTACGCGTATTGGTAAAGACATTGTTATGGCTGTTAAAGAAGGTGGACCAGATCCCGATTCTAACTCCCGATTACGTGCTGTAATTCAGAATGCCAAATCGGTTAATATGCCGAAAGATAACGTAGAACGCGCCATAAAGAAAGCGTCAGATAAAAGTCAAGGCGATTATAAAGAAGTTATTTTTGAAGGCTATGCACCTCACGGAATTGCTATTCTTGTGGAAACGGCTACAGATAATAATACCAGAACCGTTGCCAATGTGCGTAGTTATTTTAATAAATGCGATGGCAGTTTAGGAACATCTGGTTCGGTTGTTTTTATGTTTGATCATACCTGTAATTTCCGAATTGAAGCCGAAGGTTTAGACCCTGAAGAATTAGAGTTAGAGTTTATAGATTTTGGCGCTGAAGAAGTTTTTGCAGATGACGATGGCATCCTTATTTATGCACCATTTGAAAATTTTGGAGCCATTCAAGCCGAATTAGAAAATAGAAATATTGAAATTCTATCCTCCGGTTTTGAGCGCATTCCACAAGTCACCAAAGCATTAAGTGCTGAAGATGCTGCTGATGTAGAAAAACTTCTAGAGAAATTAGAAGAAGATGATGACGTGCAAAACGTGTATCATACGATGGAAGAAAGTACCGAAGACTAA
- a CDS encoding DUF4126 domain-containing protein: MTLETILSIFLGIGLAASVGFRVFVPLFALSLSAYFNVLELNSSWLWLGSLTAVITFGVATLFEIFAYYIPFLDNLLDTIAIPLAAIAGTAIVVSTTIDLNPVVTWSLAIIAGGGSATAIASTSSATRLASTATSAGFANPIVSTIETVMAVFMTIISLVLPVLALILVLVILGLSFKIFKKFRTSKP, encoded by the coding sequence ATGACATTAGAAACCATATTAAGCATATTTTTGGGTATCGGATTAGCCGCGTCGGTTGGGTTTCGGGTTTTTGTGCCTTTATTTGCTTTAAGTTTGTCGGCGTATTTTAATGTTTTAGAACTAAACAGCTCCTGGCTGTGGTTAGGCAGTTTAACGGCTGTTATTACCTTTGGTGTGGCCACATTGTTTGAAATATTTGCCTACTACATTCCATTCTTGGATAACTTATTGGATACCATAGCCATTCCTTTAGCAGCCATTGCCGGAACAGCCATTGTGGTTTCTACCACTATAGATTTAAATCCTGTTGTAACCTGGTCATTAGCCATTATTGCAGGCGGTGGGTCAGCAACAGCTATTGCTAGTACGTCTAGCGCAACACGATTAGCCTCCACAGCAACTTCGGCAGGTTTTGCTAATCCTATCGTTTCTACTATTGAAACCGTTATGGCCGTTTTTATGACAATCATTTCTCTTGTATTGCCGGTATTAGCGTTAATTTTAGTCCTTGTTATTTTAGGTCTATCATTCAAAATTTTTAAAAAGTTTAGGACCTCTAAACCCTGA
- a CDS encoding glutaminase has translation MIDYQAILNKIHANVIQEADKGHIARYIPELSRVNPERFGMHLKLISGEEFAVGDSEVGFSIQSISKVLTLAMAMSKIGTHIWDRVDVEPSGNPFNHLSLLELEEGIPRNPLINSGAIVIADILVSQLENPKADFLKYVQDITGDDSISYNLKVAQSEKETGFNNFAAANLLKSFNNLNNSVDDVLDFYFHQCSLEMTCSQLTKAFFLFANKGKCLAQMARITKSQAKRINAIMLTCGFYDEAGEFAFEVGLPGKSGVGGGIVAALPHEFTIAVWSPGLNERGNSKLGMKALEHFTTLTNQSIF, from the coding sequence ATGATAGATTACCAAGCCATTTTAAATAAAATACATGCCAACGTAATTCAGGAAGCAGATAAAGGCCATATTGCGCGTTATATTCCTGAATTATCTCGCGTAAATCCGGAGCGTTTTGGTATGCACTTAAAGCTTATTTCTGGTGAAGAATTTGCGGTTGGCGATTCTGAAGTTGGATTTTCCATTCAAAGTATTTCCAAAGTTCTGACACTAGCCATGGCTATGTCTAAAATTGGAACACATATTTGGGATCGTGTGGATGTAGAGCCTTCCGGAAACCCTTTCAACCATTTATCGCTTTTGGAACTGGAAGAAGGAATTCCTCGAAACCCATTAATTAATTCCGGTGCCATTGTAATTGCAGATATTTTGGTTTCCCAATTGGAAAATCCAAAGGCTGATTTTTTAAAATATGTGCAAGATATTACAGGTGATGATTCTATTTCCTATAATTTAAAAGTCGCACAATCGGAAAAAGAAACGGGTTTTAATAACTTTGCTGCGGCTAACCTATTAAAATCCTTCAACAATCTTAATAATTCAGTTGACGATGTTTTAGATTTTTATTTCCATCAATGTTCTTTGGAAATGACCTGCTCTCAATTAACAAAAGCTTTCTTTTTATTTGCCAATAAAGGGAAATGTTTAGCGCAAATGGCTCGCATTACAAAAAGTCAAGCCAAGCGCATTAACGCCATTATGCTTACGTGTGGATTTTACGATGAAGCGGGCGAATTTGCCTTTGAAGTTGGACTCCCTGGAAAAAGTGGTGTTGGTGGTGGCATTGTGGCCGCATTACCACATGAGTTTACAATTGCGGTTTGGTCGCCTGGATTAAATGAACGTGGTAATTCTAAATTAGGCATGAAAGCGCTGGAGCATTTTACAACGCTTACCAATCAATCTATTTTTTAA
- a CDS encoding ATP-dependent RecD-like DNA helicase, with translation MNSNEFYSLVKQQFPFQPTLKQDIVLQQLSEFIFSEKKNDLYLLKGYAGTGKTTIIGTVVSNLWKAKKSAVLLAPTGRAAKVISNYSKKEAFTIHKKIYFPKKEKGGGVKFVMQPNKHKNTIFIVDEASMIPDAPSDSKFSGASSLLDDLMSYVYSGHHCKLLLIGDTAQLPPVKLELSPALDANILELTYNKTVTKMELDEVMRQEQDSGILVNATSLREMMDESFLESFQFDLRGFKDIVRLTDGQEIMDAINDSYSEMGNEETAFIVRSNKRANLYNEQIRNRILFNENELSAGDFLMVVKNNYYWVKPNSDAGFIANGDIIEILEIFRIIDLYGFRFAEVKIRMVDYPRMTPFETVLMLDTISAETPSLPYEDSNRLYQEVMKDYEHETSGYKKFLGVKNNKYFNALQVKFSYAITCHKSQGGQWSTVFVEQPYLPDGITLDYLRWLYTAITRAKEKLYLIGFKDEFFQE, from the coding sequence ATGAATTCTAACGAATTTTATTCGCTTGTAAAACAACAGTTTCCCTTTCAACCAACCCTAAAACAGGACATTGTTTTACAGCAATTATCAGAATTTATTTTTTCAGAAAAGAAAAATGACTTGTATCTGCTTAAAGGATACGCCGGAACTGGAAAAACAACCATTATTGGTACGGTTGTGTCCAATTTATGGAAGGCTAAAAAAAGTGCCGTATTGTTGGCACCAACGGGTCGTGCGGCCAAAGTTATCTCCAATTATTCCAAGAAAGAAGCGTTTACCATTCATAAAAAGATTTATTTCCCTAAAAAAGAAAAAGGAGGAGGCGTAAAATTTGTCATGCAACCCAATAAGCATAAAAACACCATCTTTATTGTGGATGAAGCCTCCATGATTCCTGATGCGCCAAGCGATTCAAAATTTTCCGGCGCCAGTTCCTTATTAGATGATTTAATGAGTTATGTATACTCTGGTCATCACTGTAAATTATTGCTTATTGGAGATACAGCCCAATTACCACCAGTAAAACTGGAATTAAGTCCCGCTTTGGATGCAAATATTTTGGAGCTAACCTATAATAAAACGGTGACTAAAATGGAATTGGATGAAGTCATGCGTCAAGAACAAGATTCTGGTATCTTGGTAAATGCTACAAGTCTGCGTGAAATGATGGACGAGTCCTTTTTAGAGAGCTTTCAATTTGATTTAAGAGGATTTAAAGATATTGTTAGGCTTACGGATGGTCAGGAAATTATGGATGCCATTAACGATTCGTATAGCGAAATGGGAAATGAGGAAACGGCATTTATTGTAAGAAGTAATAAGCGTGCAAATTTGTATAATGAACAAATTAGGAATCGGATACTTTTTAATGAGAATGAATTATCGGCAGGTGATTTCTTAATGGTTGTTAAAAATAATTACTATTGGGTAAAACCAAATTCCGATGCGGGTTTTATTGCCAATGGTGATATTATTGAAATTTTAGAGATTTTTAGAATCATCGATTTATATGGTTTTCGCTTTGCGGAAGTAAAAATCCGTATGGTAGATTATCCGCGAATGACACCTTTTGAAACCGTTTTAATGCTAGACACCATTTCTGCAGAAACACCATCATTGCCATATGAAGATTCTAACCGTTTGTATCAAGAAGTGATGAAAGATTATGAGCATGAAACCAGTGGTTATAAAAAGTTTTTAGGCGTTAAGAACAACAAGTATTTCAATGCCTTACAAGTTAAGTTTTCCTATGCTATTACCTGTCATAAATCGCAAGGTGGTCAGTGGAGCACGGTTTTCGTGGAGCAACCGTATTTACCAGATGGCATAACGCTAGATTACTTACGTTGGTTATACACAGCTATTACCAGAGCTAAAGAAAAGTTGTATCTTATTGGTTTTAAAGATGAATTTTTTCAAGAATAA
- a CDS encoding 4a-hydroxytetrahydrobiopterin dehydratase gives MSKLLEEDIEKKLLRFPDWEYSDNAIHAEFEFENFKDCFSAMSRIAFECEALNHHPEWRNVYNVLYISLSTHDENGVTNKDFKLAQAIDAIVVPEDDE, from the coding sequence ATGAGTAAATTATTAGAAGAAGATATCGAGAAAAAATTATTGCGCTTTCCAGACTGGGAATATAGCGACAACGCCATCCATGCAGAATTTGAATTTGAAAATTTTAAGGACTGCTTTAGTGCGATGAGCCGAATTGCTTTTGAATGCGAAGCTTTAAATCACCATCCAGAATGGCGCAATGTCTATAACGTATTATACATTTCCTTGTCTACGCATGATGAGAATGGTGTAACAAACAAAGACTTTAAACTTGCCCAAGCTATTGATGCTATCGTCGTTCCTGAAGACGATGAGTAA
- the gcvT gene encoding glycine cleavage system aminomethyltransferase GcvT, with protein MKNIALSSTHEALGAKMVPFAGFNMPVQYEGVNVEHETVRKAVGVFDVSHMGEFLIKGPKALELIQKVTTNDASKLTIGKAQYSCLPNETGGIVDDLIIYKIEEETYLLVVNAGNIEKDWNWIKSKNDVGAEMVDISDDYSLLAIQGPKAIEAMQSLTSHDLSAIKFYNFVVGDFAGVENVIISATGYTGSGGFEIYCKNSEVKQIWDKVFEAGADFGIKPIGLAARDTLRLEMGYCLYGNDIDDTTSPFEAGLGWITKFTKTFTNSDNLSEEKKGVLKRKLVAFELEDKGIPRSGYDIVDDAGNLIGKVTSGTMSPMLKKGIGLGYVSPDYSAFDTKINIQIRKNAVPATVVKLPFYKD; from the coding sequence ATGAAAAATATAGCTTTATCATCAACACATGAAGCATTAGGGGCAAAAATGGTGCCTTTTGCAGGTTTCAATATGCCAGTACAATATGAAGGCGTAAATGTAGAACACGAAACCGTACGAAAAGCCGTTGGCGTATTTGATGTCTCGCACATGGGTGAATTTTTAATCAAAGGACCAAAAGCCCTTGAGTTAATTCAAAAAGTCACAACGAATGATGCGAGCAAATTAACCATTGGAAAGGCACAATATAGCTGCTTACCGAATGAAACGGGCGGAATTGTTGACGATTTAATTATTTATAAAATTGAAGAAGAAACCTACCTTTTAGTTGTTAATGCGGGCAATATTGAAAAGGATTGGAATTGGATTAAATCTAAAAATGATGTTGGTGCCGAAATGGTAGATATTAGTGATGATTATTCACTTTTAGCCATTCAAGGGCCTAAAGCTATTGAAGCAATGCAATCCTTGACAAGTCATGATTTATCTGCCATTAAATTTTACAATTTCGTGGTTGGCGATTTTGCAGGGGTAGAAAATGTCATCATTTCTGCAACCGGTTATACGGGAAGTGGTGGTTTTGAAATTTACTGTAAGAATTCAGAAGTAAAACAAATATGGGATAAGGTTTTTGAAGCAGGTGCTGATTTCGGCATTAAGCCAATAGGTTTAGCAGCTCGTGATACGTTACGCTTGGAAATGGGTTACTGCTTATATGGTAATGATATTGATGATACCACATCACCCTTTGAAGCTGGTTTAGGTTGGATTACTAAATTTACAAAAACCTTTACTAATTCAGATAACTTATCTGAAGAAAAGAAAGGCGTTTTAAAACGAAAGTTAGTTGCTTTCGAGTTAGAGGATAAAGGTATTCCTAGAAGCGGTTATGACATTGTTGATGATGCCGGAAATTTAATTGGAAAGGTAACATCTGGAACCATGTCTCCAATGCTTAAAAAAGGAATTGGTTTAGGTTATGTTTCTCCAGACTACAGTGCATTTGATACTAAAATAAACATCCAAATTCGTAAGAATGCCGTTCCTGCAACGGTTGTAAAACTACCTTTTTACAAGGACTAA